Part of the Deltaproteobacteria bacterium genome is shown below.
TCCGCAGCGGAGTTGGAGGCGCTGACGTTTCCACATCCGCAAAGAACGCCGGCGACGACCCAGCACAGGAGTCTCGACGGAACCTTCATGGGAGTGCCACGGACATTCATGTCCACTGACTCCTAGCACAGTTCTCTTGTTCGATACCACCATCACTCGCTGAGGATCCATTTGAATATGAACGGCGCTTTCCCCAACCGATACGAAGTCCGCTTCCTGGCGATCACCTCGGGACATCGGGATATAATTCGGCGTCGCTACTCCAGATCTCACGGGAGAGACCGAGGGCATAATACTCGGCCGCGCTGATCGCAGGGGTCTCGTCCAACCGATGCACTTGGAGCCAGCGCCGCAGTGTCTGCATGACCTCCGGCGTCAGCAGGGAATCGTCCGCACGAGGACGTAGGCCTGGGCAATCGCCGACCAACATGGCCCCGGAGAGGAGGCACGCGGCCTTGATCTCGGGCGCGAGCACGCGATCCGCGAGCCACGGGACGACCTGGAAGCGGGGATTGGTTCGATCAATGGCGTCCTGCGGCCCCGCTTGCAGCCGAACCGCGAGTGGCGGCTCTGAGCTGGTGAGGCAGCGCCGCGGTGGAAAATCCGTTGGGAACGGCGGTGGTTCCGCCCACAATCGAACTGCGGCCCGCATTTCAAGATAATGCGCTGCGCCGGTTAATGCGGTAAAGAGGCCAAGATATCCGCTGGCCGGTGCGGCAATCTCGCCGGTTACGATCCAGCCATGGAGTTCTGAAATGCCGTCGCGCCAAACGGCTGGCACGTCCCTTGCCCACGCCGCCTCCACACGGAGTGCCTCGTAGTAGATATTGAACAGCGCGCCCGGATCGCCCTCGGGGAGGGGCTGAGTCCATCCGCCGCCGCAACGTCTTTGGAAGAGATCGCGTCCATGTTGCAAGAGCTTCGCGACGATCGGAGAATCTGCATAGAGCCATCCGGCGTGTGGCGCCACGCACTCTGAGATGGCGGACCAATATCGCCATTGGTTGTCGCCGGCAGCGATGGCATCGTTGATCACTTCGAGCGCCGGCAGTGCCTGCTCCAGTGCAGTGGAAGTGTGCGCTGCGTCGCCGGCGGCCATATGGCGGGCCAGTTCCGCGCGCCGCACCAGCGTCGCAGGCGTCATTTTGGCGCCATCGCGAATCAATGGTTGCATTGCGCGCAGTTTTTCCAACGCACGCCACTGTGTGTTCGATCGTTGCGGTGGGGGTTTGAGTGTCAACATGGGATCTCCGTTGAGTCATCTGCGCCAGCGCCCCGACGCGTTGTTTATCCGACGTGTAGTCGCAACCAAACGCCGCCCGCAAGCGAAAAAATGCCGAGCCGCTTTCGCGTGCGAGAGGCACCCCGCATTGCTTCCCTTTCCCACGAGCCTGTGTTATCGCGCCCTCCGTGACTCCACGAGACGTCGCGGCGGTAGTGCGCTATTGGCGGGACGGGGCAACGAGCGATCTCCGTTCCGCCGGCCTGTTGTTGCGCGGACGACAATGGCTGCAAGGCCTCTTTTTTTGCCATCTCGCGATCGAGAAGACGTTGAAGGCGCGGATTGTCCACGATGGGGCGGGGCATGCGCCCCATGTCCACAATCTGCTCTACCTGGCCGGGAAGACAAGACTGGCGCTCGATAAAATCCAGTTGGCATTTCTCGAAGAGATGAACCGGTACAACATCGAGGGCCGGTATCCCTCCTATCAGGCGGCGATGCGGAAAACGTTGGGACGAATGAACGCGCTTCCGTTGTATCGTCGGACGACGGAGTTTGTGACATGGTGCCAAAAGGGCTGTTGAAAAAATTGCAACGATTGCGGCAGTGTATCGAGACGGCGCGGATTCCGGTGTCGCACCTCGTGCTCTTCGGGTCGCGCGCCCGTGGCAAGCCTCGCCGCGAGAGCGACATCGATGTCTGTGTCGTTTCCCCGGCCTTGGGCAGAATGCGTATCGCGGAAGGCGTGCGACTCAGCTTGATCGCACACGAAATCGACCTGCTCTTCGAGATTGTCCCGTGTTCTCTGCACGACTGGCGCAACGATCGCCGTTCTCCGCTCCTCCACGAGATCCGTACCACGGGAATCGTGCTGTAATATGTTGCGCGAAGGCCTTCCCTTCACGGAATGAATCTGCTACGCCGCTCGCACGATCATGTCATTTCAGGGGGAGCTCCAAGGATTGTGGCGGCCGGTGCCGGAGGCACTCGCACGGGCCTGCGCCGGGACCGGACAGGCGGTGGCCGCGCGGGTGCGGATCGTGGCGCCGCATCTGACGCCGCGACAACTCTGGCGCACTGCTCGCCAATTGCGGTGGCGCCACGTGCGACACGGCGGGCTTTTGCTGCGGCGAGGGCTGCATGCGTATCGCCACCAACTCGACGTCTCATTAGAATGGCGCGCCGCCTCCACCGGCGGATTGCTCGGTGTCTTCATCCTCTTCCTGCTGTGGGCCGGGCCGCATCTCCCCAAAGGGCCGCCGCCGCGCTTGGCCACGATCGCGACGCCGGAACTCCAAAAGTTGGCCGAAGCGGCCGAACCGCCCGATCCGGCGGCAGGGTTGCATGTGCTGGCGCGGACTCCGGAAGGGCGTGTCTCGCCGCAGATCGACGGCATCAAGATATTGTTCGACCACTCGATGGTCGCGATGACCGACGTCGATCCCGACAAACATCCGACGATTCCGCTGACGATTCAGCCGCCGATCCCCGGCGAATTTATTTGGTTCGGGACCAAAGGCGTCCGCTATCGTTTCACCGATCCGCTGCCGCCCGCCACGCAATTCACCGTCACGCTCCCGCGCGAATTGCAGGCCCTCGACGGCAAGACGCTGACCCACGACGAATCGTGGACCTTTTTCACAGCGGGACCGGAAATTGTCCGCGCCACGCCGGAGAGCGGGATGGCCTATCTGCCGCTCCGCACCCCGATCCGCGTCACGTTCTCGCTCCCGATGCAACGCACAGGCGTCGAACAGGCATTCCGCTGCGATCAACGTCCCAGTGACGATCCGAAGGCCACGCCGCGCCCCTGTGCCGTGAAATTCCAATTCAGTTGGGAGACCGATCCGAAAGACCGCGAGGTGTTCGTCGCGACGCCGGAACAGCCGTACGCAGCGGGCGTCGATTATGTATTTTATCTCCCCGCCGGATTGTTGCCGGAGCACGGCGTGCAAGGGACCGCAAAACTCCTTTCGGTGGACGCCTCCACGGCCGGACCGATGCAGCTCAGCACGGTGTCGATCGCGCATCCATTCCCGGCGAACGACGAGATCGCGACAGAGCTCTATGATCGCGAACAAGATGACGCGCCGAAAGGAAAAGCGTCGAAGTTCGAGACCCGCTACGCGACCGGCGACCTCTGCTTCGCGTTCAGCAATCCCGTCGATCGCAAGAGTTTCGAAACCGCAGTGCAAGTGGTGCCGCGCGGCGCCGCGAAGCCGGACCCGACTTTCCGCGTCAGTTACTATTACGAAGACGAGGTCGAGGCGAGCGACGACGATCGCGCGGCTGCGCAAACGCCGGCCGATCTCCCGCACCGCACCGCGTGCATCACCGCCGACCTCCGTTTCAATACCGCGTATGAAGTGCGGCTTGCGCGCGCGATCTTGGATCGCGACGGAAAGCCGGCGGACTTAGGCAAATTCCCGCAGCCGCTCCGCTTCACCACGTCGCACGCATGGTTGGAAGGGCAACTGACCGTCACGAAGTCGTTGCTCAATGCCCGGACGCCGCCGTCGCTGCCGTTCACCAGCATGAACGCGGAGAAAGTCGAAGTCACGTTGGTTCCGTGCGATCGGGCACGCCTGGCCGCGATCTTCGGAGAAGGAACGGCGTGTCATGAAGGCGACGAGGACGAGGAAGCAGAAGCGGAGTCGACCGAATCGGACGATGAAGGCGATGGCGACGCGGCGAATCCGCGCGCCGAGAAAAAGAATCCATGGGAACGGACGATTCCGATCGACAGCGAATACGACGTCTATCACCACGGCCGGATCGACATCGCCGGACTCTATCCGGACTTGAAGCCGGGCCTCTACGAAGTGCGCGCCACGTTCCACCCGATGTCCGAGATCACGCTGAAGCGCAAACGCGTGACGCTCGGAATCGAACACGAGGCGCTCGTCGGTTCCGATCCGGTGACCGATTTCACGCAAGTGTTGCTCACTGAAACCGCGTTGGCGCTGAAGCGCTTCGAAAACCAATTCCTCATTTGGGCGGTCGATATCCAAAACGGCGCGCCGCGCGCCAATCTCCCGCTCCAAGTCTGGAACTTCGAACAACTCGTCGCGACCGGCTGGACCGACGACCAAGGCCTGTTTCGTTTCCTCAGCAACACGATCGATCCGAATGCCGAGTTGACGGTGATCGCCGACGATCCGCGTCTGATCAGCGCGTTGCGGACGGAAAAAGATCAGCAAGGCATCACACCCGCCGATTTCGGGTACACCTATCAACGGCCGTGGTTCGTGAAGAATTATTATGTATGGTTCCACACCGATCGGCCGCTGTATCGTCCGGAACAGACGGTGCATTTCGGCGGCTTCCTGCGCGGCCTGCGCGACGGTGTCTATCACTTGCCGCGCGAAGTCGATTATGTCGATGTCACGATCGCCGATTCCAACGGCGACGAGATCTACGCCAAACAACTGTCGGCATCCGCGAATGGCGTGTTCGGCGATTCGATCACGCTCGGCGATGACGCCATCCCGCGCGGCCGTTATTGGATTACCGCGCGTGTGCCGACGGTCCGCTGGTCGGGCGAAGTGAGCACGCAGGCCTTCAAACAGGCGTTCTATGTTGCCAGTTATCGGAAGCCCGATTTCACCGTAGGCCTCACGCCGGAGCGCGCGGAAGTGGTCAGCGGCGAGCCGATTAAACTCACGGCGTTCGGCCGCTACTTCTTCGGCGCTCCGTTAGCCCATGCTGAAATCGCGTGGGCGATCCGCCGCGAAGGCTTCCGCTTTACCGCAAAAAAGTATCCCGACTTTACGTTCGTGGATGAAGAAGCGATCCAGCACGCCATTCAAGTGCGCACGGAAGCTGGTCGCGTCGAGCACGACGAATCGGAATATTACGACGGCGATGGCGACGACGTGTTGGCCGGCGTCTACGCGACCGATTCGCACGATCGCCACGACGATCCGAAAGTGAAGATCGAAAAAGGGGCAGGGCCGTCGAAGACCACGCTCACCGGACGTGTAGTGCCGGGCACGGAAGCGGGGCTGGATGCGGATGGACTGTTCACGATCGAATACACGCCGACGCTGCAAGACGATTTGACCTCGCAAGTCTATACCGCTTCGATGACGGTCAAGGAATGGGGCCAGGAGCTGACCGCCGTGGCCGATCTGCGGATCCACAAAGCGGGCGTCTATGTCGGCCTCAAACCGGCGCGGCGCGTCTATTTGCGCGGCGAATCGATGCCGATCGCGCTCGTCACGCTCGATACGGCCGGCAAACCGATCGCACAACAGCGCGTCACGTTGACGCTGGCGAAGCGCGATTACATGACAATCAAGAAGCGGACTCCCGACGGCGATTGGGTCTTCGTCTCCGAACCGAAAGACACGGTCGTCGAGGAAACGAGTGTCACGACCGATGCCAAAGGGGAAGCGACCTACACGCCGCTCGCGGCGGAAGGCGGCAGTTATCGGGTCACTGCCACGACCGCCGATACGCGTGGCAACGCGATGCATGCCGGCTTGGAAGTGCGCGTCGGCGGCGCCACCGATGCGGCCTGGCCGATGCACACCGAAGATCACGTAGACCTCGTCCCCGATCGCGCTGCGTATCACGTTGGCGATACGGCACGCATCCTGATCCCATTCCCGACCGAAGGGACGCGGGGATTGCTCACGATCGAACGCGCCGGGATTCGTGAATCGCGGCTGATGGAATTCGCTCCGGGTGAAAACGTGATCACGCTCCCGATCCAGGAAGCGTACGTCCCGAACGTGTACGTGGGACTGTTATTGTTCCGCCCGCAGGGCGCCGAATCCGCCGTGATGAAAGTCGGTTTGACCGAATTATCGGTCGATGCCGATGCGAAACGCGTCGCGGTCGACTTTACGCCGAATCAATCGGTCTATGCCCCAAAAGACACGGTGCGACTTGGGATCCGCACCACCGATCAAGCCGGACACGGCATTCCGGCCGACTTGATCGTCAGCGTCGCGGACGAATCGGTGTTGCGTTTACTCGATTACCAAAGTCCCGACTTAGTCCGCCGTTTCTATTTTCCCCGCCATCTCGGCGTGCTGACCGCGGAGAACATGCTCCATTACAAGAGCGGCGATGTCGGCGATGCCGGTGTGGAACAGAAGAAACGCAGCAAGTTCCTCGATACGGCTTTTTTTACCGCGCAAGTCCACACGGACGCGAACGGGCAAGGAACGGTCGAGTTCACTTTACCCGACAACATTACGACTTGGGTGGCGGAAGCGTTCGCTATTACCGCAGACACGAAAGTCGGCTCCGCCTTCACGACCTTCCGATCGGTATTGCCGACGTTCCTCCGTCCGGCGTTGCCGCGTTTCTTGGCCGTCGAAGACACCACCAACGCGCCGATCTTTTTGGAAAATCCGTCGAAGGAACGTTTCAGCGGCGAGTTGAGCGTCCAGACCACGGCGCCGTTGCGGCTGACCGGCGCGAAGTCCTGGCCGGTCGTCGTCGAGCCGGAGGGCCGCACCACGGTGCTGCTCGGGCTCGAAGGAGTGAAGCCGGGACGCGGCACGCTGATGCTGACCACGCGCGACGCGCATGCCCGTCCCGTGGATGTCTTAGAGTTGCCGCTGCAAGTATCGGATCGTTCGATCCCCAGCATTTACAGTGCCGTCGGTGCGACGCGCGCCGAGGCGCGCGAAGTGTTCACGCTGGACGTCGGCGCACGGCCGGAGCGCGGCGGTCTGGAGGTGAGTATCGGCACCACGCCGCTCAAGGTGTTGCGCGATGCGCTGCAATATTTATTCGAATATCCGTATGGCTGCGCGGAGCAGCGCACGTCGGCGTTGCTCGGACTGTGGCAATTGCTCGACCTGTTGCCGGAGCGGGCAGAAGGTGCGGCCTCGCCGGTCTTGCCGCCGTTGTTGGCCGATTTAGTGGTGCAACAATACAAAGTGAAAAAGAAACCGGTCGATGTGGCTTGGCTGCAAGAGCGGTTACACCGTGGCCTTACCAGTCTGTACGACTTCCAAATGGCAGACGGTGGCTTCGCCTTCTGGCGCGAAGACGGTATGGCCGACCCAGTGCTGAGTGCTGAAATGGCGCGGGCGTTGGCGTTGTTCGAAGCGGTCGGTGTCGCAGTGGACACGAATCAACGCGACAAGCTCGCTCGCTATTTAGAAGATTTGTTATCCCGTCAGAAACCCTTCGTGGAACCGAAG
Proteins encoded:
- a CDS encoding HEPN domain-containing protein — translated: MTPRDVAAVVRYWRDGATSDLRSAGLLLRGRQWLQGLFFCHLAIEKTLKARIVHDGAGHAPHVHNLLYLAGKTRLALDKIQLAFLEEMNRYNIEGRYPSYQAAMRKTLGRMNALPLYRRTTEFVTWCQKGC
- a CDS encoding nucleotidyltransferase domain-containing protein, translating into MVPKGLLKKLQRLRQCIETARIPVSHLVLFGSRARGKPRRESDIDVCVVSPALGRMRIAEGVRLSLIAHEIDLLFEIVPCSLHDWRNDRRSPLLHEIRTTGIVL